AACGGTTTCCGTTCCTTTCAAATCTACCAGTTCGGGAAAAATCAACTGCAAAATACCTGTTTCATACATCAATAAAAATCCTGTAGAAGGAAGATTTGCTGAAATTATTTTATTCAGCTCATCGCTTATCCGCTCAGGTGAAACAATCTGTAATCTTTGAACATTTCTGCAGATAGAATCGAAAGTCGCCTGCTCAATTCTGAAATTCAACTGGGTAGCAAATCGTATTGCCCTCATCATTCTTAAAGGATCATCAGAAAAAGTCTGATCAGGGTCGGAAGGGGTTCGTAAAATTTTATCTTCAAGGTCGTCAAGGCCATGAAAAAGGTCAATCAACTCAAGAAAATCTTCCTTGTTCAGACTGACGGCAAGTGCATTTACTGTAAAATCCCTCCTGCTTAAATCGTCTTCAAAACTACCTTCCGAAACCAGCGGATTTCGTGAGTCCTGCAGGTACGATTCTTTTCTTGCTCCGACAAATTCAATTTCGTAGCCTGCAGTTTTCAGGTTGACCGTTCCGAAATTTTTAAAAAAAACTATTTCAGGATTTTTACCTGTTTTTGAGGCAAAATGTCTGGCGAATTCAAAGACATTTCCCATGATCATAAAATCAATATCTTTGGATTTGATGCCGAGCAACATATTGCGTACCCAACCACCAACAATATATATTTTTTCCTGACGCTCTTCAGCGGTTTCTTTCAGCAGCCTGAAAATCCTGCCATACCGAACGGCTTTGGAAATATTTTCAAAGTTTAGAGTCAAGGAATAATTTTAAATGTAGAAACTTACTTATTTTTTCACCTGAGAAGCTCTCTGACGTTGTTGCTTCTGCAGTTCTTCGAGTCGCTGCTGCCATTTGCTGGCAGGTTTTGACGACTTTTTCTTTTTGTTTTCCTCAATCTTCTTCCTGAGCTTTTCTTCATTGATGGCCAGCTTGAAAAGATATTGCTGTCCAAAAGTGAAAATGTTGGCTAAAAAGTAATAATAGCTCAATCCTGCAGAGTAATTATTGAAAAACCCAAGAAACATAATCGGCATGATGTATTGAAGAATCTGCATCTGTTTGGCCATGGCATCATTGCTTGTTCCCATCATTTTTGAATTCATACGGGTATAAATCAAGGTCGAAATGGTCATCAGGATGGTGAATAAGCTGACATGGTCGCCATAGAACGGAATAGAAAAATTATTTGGAAAGTTCCAGATAGAATCATAAGTGGAAAGGTCTTTTGCCCAAAGGAAAGATTCCTGCCGCAACTCAATCGAGGCAGGGAAAAACCTGAAAAGAGCGATGAGTACCGGCATCTGAAGCAACATAGGTAAACATCCGCCCATCGGGCTGACTCCTGCACTCCTGTACAATTTCATGGTTTCGGTCTGTAATTTTGCCGGATCTTTCCCGACCTTTTCTTTGATGGCATCAATTTCGGGTTTTAATACACGCATTTTGGCAGTAGAAAGGTAGGAACGATAAGTCAGAGGAAGCAATACAATCTTGATGATAATGGTTAAAAGCAAGATAATCAGACCGAAATTTCCTATAGCGTTTGAAAGTATGTTAAAGGTAGGAATAACAATTCCAACGTTTATCCAGCGGATAATTCCTTTTCCGAGATTGATTTGATTTTCAAGCTTTAGGTTGTACTTCGCCAGCGTTTTAAAATGATTGGGGGCAAAGAGAAAACTAAGGTTGTAAGTTTGTTTGGGCTGATGTGTAAAAGCCATACTTAGTGTTGCTTCCATTTTTCGCTGGTAAAGGGAATCTCCGGTAATGCTTTCAGTTTTCACCAATCCTCTTAAAAAACCATCCTTATTAATTAATGTCTGTGTGAAAAAATGTTGTTTAAAAGCCACCCATTCAATTTTACCAACCGAGATATCCTGCTTAACGTCTTTATTTTCAGTTAGTTTGAGTGGTTTTTCATTGACATAGCGATAATGAATGGTCGGAGCTGTACCAAGAATTTTATTATTGGCATTACTTCTTTCGGTTTGCCTGATTTTCCCGTACCAATTCATGTCTATGTAAGAAATAGTGCGGGGAATAATTTTATCCAGCCCGTTCATTTCGATTTTAAAATCAAGCATGTAATTGTTGGGTTGCAGCGTGTAAATGTGGTCGATGTAAGAATTGCTGTCAACTTTTAACCTAAAAACGAGTTGTTTATTATTGCTGTTTGTATCTGCTCTGATGAGTTCAAAATTGAGCATGCTTGTGTTTACGACCTGATTCTGAAAGATAAACTGATAGCCAAAATCTCCGTCCATGCTGTCCATCAGAATCAAAGGTGTTTTGTTAAAAGTTTTATATTTTTTAAGTTCAACATAAACTATTTTTGCTCCTTTGGAAGAAAATTTAAGCTTAAGAAGTTCATTTTCAAGCGTCAGAATATCTGATTTATCAGAAACAAGTTTTTTTAGCGGTTCGGGTAATACGGTTTCCTTTGAAGTATCTGTCTTCGTAACGAAGCTGTCAGCTTTATTTTGTAAGGCAATGGATTCTTTAGCTTTGGCGATAGAATCCTGAACAGCAATAATGGAATCATTTGCACGTTTCCTTGCTTCAATCTCGGCCTGAGAAGGTTTGTTGATGTAATAAAAAAATACAAGCACAACAGTGATAAGTGCGAAGCCAATCAGCGAATTACGGTCCATTAAAAATTTTTTTTGAACCGCAAAAATAAGGCTTCTCTGTTAAGCAGACTGTTATTGACTAATTAAAATTTATTTATTTCCGCCTGCATACAGTTTTTGAAATGCCTTGGTATCTTTTAAAAAAATTATTTATTGCAATTTTTCATAAAATTATACCTTTACAGTTTGAAAAAATCATTTTAGTAAATCAAAAAATGGCATTTTAATATTTCTTTTCATGGAAGATAGATGGAAGAATAAAAAAATACTGATAGTTGAAGACAACACTTCAAATTACAGATTACTTGAAGCCATTTTAAGATCGAAAAAAATTGAATTTGATTGGGTAACGGACGGATTGCAGGCCATGCAGGCAATTCAGAATAATAAATATGATTTGATAATCATGGACATTCAGCTCCCGGAACTTGACGGTTTTGAAGTAACCCAAAAGGTCAGGGAGTTTGACAAAGACGTTCCCATTATTGCCATTACTGCCTTTGCCATGTTTACTTCAAAAAGCAAATGCATGGAATATGGATGTAATGATTTTATAATCAAACCCTTCAGATCATCCGCACTGCTGCCTTTATTAAACAAATACCTGTAATTAAAATCACAAATAAAAATTCAGTTGGCTCTGATAGGATCAGATATAGGTTTTGCACGTAAACTGCTTGAAAACGGGGAAATTATTGCCATTCCGACCGAAACAGTATATGGACTTGCAGGCAATGCCCTGAATGTTGATGCCATCATTAATATTTTTAAAGTTAAAAACCGGCCTTTTTTTGACCCATTAATACTTCATATTGGCAAGCAAGAAGATATTGAAAAATACGGCACTGATATTCCAGCTGTCCTTTTTCAGCTTGCAGAACGTTTCTGGCCGGGGCCACTGAGCCTCATCGTCAAAAAGAATGAAATAATCCCCGATATAGTAACCAGCGGATTGCCAACAGTTGCTATCAGGATGCCGGATAACAAACTGACGCTTTCATTGTTAAATAAGATTTCTTTTCCTCTTGCCGCTCCGAGTGCCAATAAATTTGGCAGGGTAAGCCCCACCTCTCCTGCTCATGTTGACAAGCAGTTAGGAAATGAAATTCAATATATTTTAGACGGAGGACCAACAAAAATCGGTATCGAATCAACAATTGTGAAATTTCATCAAAATCAATTGATGATACTTCGTAAAGGAGCTATCAGTGCTGAGGAAATTGCCGAAGCTACCGGAATATTTCCTGTAATGGCCAATGAGCAATCTAAAGTGGAAACTGCCGGTCAGTTGAATAAGCATTATGCGACACAAACTCCTATTAAAATTATTGATTTTCAATCATTTAAAAAAGAATATTTTGTGAAAAATGTCTGCTTGCTGAAGTTTAATACATATTCAAAGGAATTCCCACATGAGCATCAACGTATTTTATCCCCCAATTCAGAGCTTACAGAAGCCGCAAGGAATTTCTTTCAGTTTCTCCACGAACTTGATGAATTAAAATTCGATTTGATTTTAGCTGAACTTGTACCTGACAAAGGAATCGGAAAGGCTATTAACGACAGGATCAGAAAAGCTGCTGCTACTTTTGAGCAATAACACAAGATTGATCTCGAAACTACTTTTAATGAATTGCCTGAAACAGGCGGTTCCATCTGATTTTGTTGATACCTCTTCCCTCTTTATCCCACGACATCCAGATAAACAATGCTTTACCAACAATATGATCTTCAGGAACAAAACCCCACATGCGGGAATCAGCTGAATTGTGGCGGTTGTCCCCCATCATCCAGTAATAATTCATTTTGAAAGTATAGTGGGTAATTTCTTTTCCGTTTAAGTAAAACTTACCGTCTTTCATCGTAAAGTCCGGGTTATTTTCATAAACACGAATCGGACGTTGATAAATGGCATAATTATCTTCATTCAGTGCAATCTTATCACCCTTTTTAGGGATATAAATTGGCCCGTAATTGTCAACATTCCACTTCAATCGCTCTGAGAACGGATAAAAATTAGGATCAAAAGTTCCTTCCGGATCTATCAGAGGTTCTATCTTTTTCACATTCTGAAACTTACTGATTCTATTGGCATTTTCGATGGTTAGCCACATAATATACTCCGACCCGTCACCAAGTAACGACTGATAATCAGTTATTCCTAAATCGTGTAAATGTCGTTTGCTGAATCCGGAACCATCAGTTTTGACATAATAACGATATTGACCATCGGGAGGCAGTTTTACGTGTTTTGAATTGATATAAACCTGTCTGTTTTTAATGAATAAGGTGTCTCCCGGAATGCCGATACATCTTTTTATGTAGTTTTCCTGCTTATCAACAGGCCTGAAATCCTCCATCGGATAATTAAAAACTACTACATCGTTGTTTTTTATTTTTTGAAATCCGGGTATTCTGGTATAAGGAATTTTCCACCAGGTTACATATGATTTTGTTTTAATAACAGGCATCGTATGATGGGCGAAAGGGAAAGCAATTGGTGTCATGGGAATCCGGGGACCATAATTTACTTTGCTGACAAACAGAAAATCACCTACAAGCAATGATTTTTCCATTGAAGGTGTCGGGATGGTATAGGCTTCAATAAAAAACCAACGGATAATGGTTGCAGCAATAGCGGCAAAAATGATGGCATCTGCCCATTCCCTTGATTTACTTTTTTTTCTGCTTTCTTTAAATGCTTCATCTCCTCCTGCCCCAACATATTTGAGTTTTTTATCAAATGACAGATAAATCAATGATAAAGGTGCGAAAACAGTATACCATGTATTTTTTGAGCCATAAATACCGAAAGATTTCAGCAAGGCAATCACCATCAGCAATAACATCAGCAGGTTGACTCCCGGCACTATCAACAGGAAAATCCACCACCATGGCCTGCCTGAAAATTTAAGCATCACCAGAAGATTGTAAACAGGGACAAGCCCTTTCCAGTTTTTTTCGTTTCCATGAGGGAACAATCTGTATAGACTTACTGATAACAGCAAATAATACAGGGCAATGAAGATATAAAAACCGGGAGATAACATTTGATTTTATTTATTGTTGTCGAAAAGGTGTTGCATGGTGTAAATTCCTTTTTTACCAATGAGCCATTCGGTTGCAATTAATGTACCAGTGGCAAAACCAGCTCTGCTAAATGCCTCATGTTCAATAACTATTCTATCAATATCAGATTCAATGCTTACTTCATGAATGCCAACAATTTCTCCTTCACGATGATAGTAAACCGGCAGAATTCCGGCATCAGGACGTGCGTCAGAATGATCGGGATAGGCTTTCCACTCTTTGTAGCTATCAAGTTCTCTAAGCATGGTGTTGGCTATGGTGATGGCGGTACCGCTGGGAGCATCCTTTTTGTGCTCATGATGAGCTTCTGAAATGCTTATTTTATAGGATTTGTATTGATTGACCATTTTGGCCAGCAATTCACATGCTTTTAACATAACATGAACCCCAATGCTGAAATTGGAAGCATAAAACAAGGCTCCGTTGTGTTTTTTACATTGGTTCTCAACTTCATCAAATTCATGATACCAGCCTGTTGTACCAACTACAATGGGCTTATTGGCTTCAAAACATTTAATGATATTGTAAACTGCACTTCCGGGTGTGGTAAAATCAATCACAATATCCGCATTTTCAAATGCCTTACTGTCAAATTTAAACACAAAGTAAGGATCATAGATACCTGTAATTTCGTGTCCGCGTGAAAGGGCCATTTTCTCGATTTCTTTGCCCATTTTTCCATAACCAAAAAGAAAAATCTTCATAATTAAAATTTATAAGTGATTCCAGTTAATGCAAATAATGACCCATCAAGAGGCAATTTTATTATTTCCGTAGAAAATCCAATATCATCCATCCGGTCGAAGCTCCTGAGATGGGCGCTCACATAAGCATCAATTATGTTCAGAATATACACTCCTGTCGTAGCTATCAATGATAATTCAAGATTTCTTCTGTAATAGTCACGAAGTGATTTTAACTGTGTAGCTTTTTCATAGCGGTCCTTCGCTGTACCATTGACCGGATCATATTTATCGATGGTCAATGGATTGTTATCAGTTCGAAGAAGATATGCTTCTTTAAAATCAAGATAATTCAGGCGATTGGTGTTAAAAAAATAATAACATGTACCTAAACCTGCATAAACAATAGGAGTTTTATACCATTGTCCGTTTAAAATCTGTCCGGTTCCGGGAATAATAGCAGAGGCAATCGTTGAGGTTTTTGGATTGATTTCCTTTTTCTTCTGTGTATTCTGTGCAGTTGACTGAAAGAAGATGGCTACAATAAAAAATGATAATAGGATTGCATTATTATGTCGGAAACAAATAATCAAATCATTCCCTGTTTAAAATCCTCGTAATAGACTCCAATTCTTCTTCACTGTTAAATGGTAAAATCAGTTCTCCTTTCCCCTGCTTTTTAATCTTGATTTTTATTTTTAACTGTGTTTTCTCCGATAACTCTTTTTCTAATGCAATGATTTTCTCGGGCTTTTCGGCTTTCTTTTTTTCAGGAGTCTGTGGCTTGACTTCAATTAATTCATCCTTTGACTGACGGGCTAATTCTTCTACTTCCCTCACAGAAAGATCTTCTTCAATAATAAGTTTTAACAGATGTAACTGAACTTCAGGCTCTTCAATACCAATTAAACAACGTGCATGCCCCATGCTGATTTGCTGATCGCGTATGGCTACTTGTATTTCCACCGGAAGTTTTAATAAACGAAGGTAGTTGGTTACTGTCGAGCGGTCTTTGCCGATACGTGTCGCCACATCTTCGTGTTTCAGGTTACATTCTTCGATAAGTCTTTTATAACTGATGGCTATTTCGATAGCATTCAGGTTTTCACGATGTATATTTTCAATCAACGACATCTCCAGCATGCCTTGATCGTCTGCTACCCTGATGTATGCCGGTATTTTTTCAAGTCCTGCCCTGATGGCGGCTCTAGTTCTTCTTTCCCCTGAAATGAGCTGATATTTTCCATACCCCATCTTCCTGACGGTAACTGGTTGAATAAGTCCGTGAACTTTAATAGATTCTACCAGTTCGTCAAGCTCCTTGTCATTGAAGTTTTCCCTTGGCTGAAAAGGATTGGCTTCAATATCAGAAATAGGAATTTCGGCCACACTGAACAAAGGTGGGGCATTTTTCCCTGTAATATCTGTTTCAGTATTTTCAAGCAACGCATTTAAACCTCTTCCTAATCCTTGTTTTTTTGCATTCATATCTTAAAAGTAAGTTTACTTTTTTACAAGCGGTAAATTGTTATTTGTCAGAATTTCTTTGGCAAGATTCAGATAATTCACTGATCCCCTGCCCTCATGGTCGTGAAGTAAAACAGGAACCCCAAAACCCGGTGCTTCACTTATCCTTATATTCCGGTGAATAATGGTATCAAAAACAAGTTGCTGAAAATGCATTTTAACATCTTCAACTACCTGATTGGCAAGCCTTAACCTGACATCGTACATGGTCAGTAAAATACCTTCTATTTCAAGGGCAGTATTTAGATTGTTCTGTACAATTTTAATTGTGTTAAGCAGTTTTCCAAGCCCTTCCAGGGCAAAATATTCACACTGCACAGGAATAATCACCGAATCAGCTGTTGTCAGTGCATTTGTTGTTATAATTCCTAAGGAAGGAGAACAGTCAATTAAAATGAACTCATAGTCTGATTGTATTTTTTTTAAAACCTTTTGCATCATTCTCTCCCTTTCTGGCATTCCGATTAATTCAATTTCAGCACCTACCAGATCGATGTGAGAAGGCAGAATGTACAAATTCTGAATCTGAGTCGATAAGACGGCTGTCTTTGGATTCAAATTATTGATGATACATTCGTAAATCGAAGTTTTTACAGTTTTGGGATCACAACCTACTCCGGAAGTGGCATTTGCCTGCGGATCGGCATCTACTATCAGGGTTTTATATTCAAGGGCAGCCAGACTTGCAGCAAGGTTAATGGCTGTAGTGGTTTTTCCTACCCCGCCTTTCTGATTTGCAATTGCGATAATCTTTCCCATCTTATTTGTTGCCTTTTATGAATTAAATCGCTATTTCGGTCATTTTATTCTTCATGCAAATATATCGACTTAAGTTTTTTATTGAAGGCAAGTTTAACCCGCTCAGGGTGAATTGTGGATAAATAATTTAATAATTGAATATCAGCTATTTGCAGATGAATCCTCCCTTTTTGACAAAAGCTCTTCTACCTCTACTGATTCGTGATGATGTTTCTGACGCCAGTAAAAATCATTCCTTTTACTTAAGGTTGCAAAGTAAAAAAGAACGCCAAGAAAGAGCAATTTATCAGAAAATTCAGAATCAATAGATTTGTAGAGGATAAAAGAGGCAGCCAGATGGGCCGTCAGAACAATGGCTGTAATGACAGCAAAAGTTCTTGTTATTTCAGAAGTTTTGGAAAATCCTCCTAGAAAAATAAAGATTGCCCCCAGAAAATAGACAACTGAGAGTAAGAAATACTCACTACTGAAGTCAAAATACATGAGCCTTTTGCCATAATTCACATAAACATAAACCAGCAATGCTATTCTCAGCAGCCATTGGGCAAGGCCATAATATTTGGCTAAACCTTTTAAATCTCGTCTTAAAGCACTTAAAATACCCATAATTATTGTTTCAATTCAGTTTGAAGTAAGGTTCAAAAATAGTTAAATTAAATCTTCTTTTGATAAATCTGAGAGTGTTTTCATCTTCCTGAACGATTTAATCCACAGGTAAATAAAAAAAGGTAACCAGACAGCAATCATTATTGCCTGCTGTGTCATCAGGAAAAAATCGTATAAACCATGAATCAGAAAAGGGATAACAAAGGCAAGAATAAAATTTGCCATTTTGTTCCCGACCTGAAAACGTGCAAAACCGAGATAAAAACCCATGAATATTCCTGTAAAGGCATGAAGGGGAATAGCCGTAAATGCCCTGACTACTCCTGTTGACATTCCACCTGAATAGACATAAAACAGATTTTCTATCATGGCAAATCCGAGTGATACAAAAACAGCATAGACAATTCCGTCAAATCGCTCATTGAAGTTTTTATTGCGCCATATTAACAGGTAAAGTGCCAGAAACTTACATGTTTCTTCAGAAAAGGAAGCTACTACAAAAGCATTGTATGCTGCAGAGCGGTACGTTTCTGTATAAGTATTGAAAGTACTGAGAAAATTTTCAATCAGAATGGCTGCCACAGCAACCAGACTTCCTGAGAAAAGACTAAGTAGTAAAAGTCCTATCGGTTCCTTTTCGTATTTATCGCGGAAATAGATATAAACCAGAATGATGAAGACAGGTGCAACTGAAATAACAAGCAGGTTCACAAACTTTTTTTTGGGGTCAAAGATAATTTTTTGCAAATGATAAACAGAAAATCCTTTTTGGCTTAAATATTGTCAGAATAGCCCGAAAAAACAAATCTATGAATCCAAACATACTGATGGATCCTATTGGACGTTTAATGGGTTTACGCTATAAATCGCACCCATGGCATGGCATTGATATAGGAAAAAACGCACCCAATACCGTTACAGCTTACATTGAAATCGTTCCAAGGGATACTGTGAAATATGAAGTTGATAAAGCAAGCGGATATTTGCGCATCGACCGTCCACAGAAATATTCCAACACCATTCCGGCCCTTTACGGGTTTATTCCTCAGACTTATTGCGGACAAAGTGTCGGCAAATTCTGCGAAGAAAAAACAGGTAAAAAAGATATAAAAGGTGATGGTGATCCGCTTGATGTTTGTGTACTCACTGAAAATGAAGTCGTTCACGGAAATATTATTGCAGAGGTCAAACCTATTGGCGGATTCAGACTTATCGACAACGGTACAGCTGATGATAAAATTGTGGCTGTTCTGGTCAATGATGCGGTATATAATGATTATGATGACATTAAAGATTGTCCTCCGCTTGTCATCAAACGTTTGCAACATTATTTCCTTACCTATAAAGACATGCCCGGCAACAAGCGTGATTGTGAAATCACACATATTTATGGTGCTGAAGAAGCAAGAGAAATTATTTCACGTTCCATCAATGATTATCACGACAAATTTTCCCTACTGGGCACAGCCCTCTCAAACGTCTGATAACCCGCATATTTTTTCCATCCAATAGTTTACGCTGACAGCTGCATCAAGATCGGCATTTGATTTTCCCTTACCCGTCATTTCATTTACAACTGATTGAATGAAAGGATGTTGTATGTTTTCCGGGAAATCTTCCGTATGTGTTAATTCCATCCCGTTCTTGATTATTTTAATTACTGATTTAGAAAAAGTTGAAAATTCAATAACGCCTTTTTCAAATTCTGCAGAAAACTGATCAGTTTTTTCCGCTTCAGAAGATGTAAAATACCAGATTCCATTCCCTTTGACATTTCCTTCAAGAAGAAATTCAGCTTCAACGTAATCCGGAACACCATACAGTCTGTTTCTGTTCTCTGCTATCCCTCCGGCATCAGTAATTTTACCAAATAAAAATAAAATCAGGTCAATCTGATGAGGGGCTAAATCGTAAAAATAGCCCATTCCACCAATTTCAGGGATTAATCTCCATGGTAAGTTTTCAGAATTAAAATCTTCTTTTCGTGGTGGTTGAACCAATTGAATTGAAAAGCTTTTCAAATTACCTAATTCTCCCGATTCTATTATTTTTTTTATGTAGAGAAAATAAGGAAGTGCTCTTCTGTAATAAGCCACAAACAACTGGCTTTCTGATTGTTTTGCCACACTGGACATACGGAGTGCATCCCTGTAGTGTAATGCCATTGGTTTTTCGACATATACAGCTTTTCCTGCTTCCAAAGCTTTAATGGAGTAAAAAGCATGAGAATCCGGGGGTGTTGCGATATAAACAGCGGATATATGTTCGTTGGCAATTAGTTCTTCAAAAGTGTTAAAAACATGAGGAATTCCGAGCCTTTCGGCACAATGTTCCGCTTTTTCAGTATTCCTTGAAAAGATGGCAAAAAGCTGTGAATCCTTTACTTTATTGAATGCAGGTGCACTCTTGTGCAGTGTTACATTTCCGCATCCAATCATTCCCCATCTGATCATTTTTTTCAGATGACATTATCAAATTCTTCCCAATTTCCGCTTTCATGCGGATTTTTAAAAACCCAGTAGAGAGCAAGGCCTAAAATAATGACTTTTATTATCAGCTTTAGTGATTGCCTGCCAGGCATCAGGTTAATTCCCCAAAAGATAAAAAGCAGAGGCCATAGTTGAAGAAGGTCGTGCCAATGAAATTGAATAACATTCATATTATCAAGCAATAACAACACACCTATTGTTAACAGGAAGATTCCCCAGAAAGCCCCTTTGGAATTGTTTTCATTCATGATGATTAGTTTTTTGAAGACTGAACAAAATAACAACTACACCAGCGAGTATTAATATGACAGGCCAGTATCTGTGTAAGGAGACCATCCGGAAAAATCTCTCAAAAACAAAGAATAGCCCGATCAAAATCAGTATAATGCCAAGAATAATGTTTGTGTTTCCCTGTTTTGATTCTGATAAAAATTCCGGTTCATTCCTGACTTCCTGATATTCAGGGGTATAAATGGTATTCTCAGGAATAATTATCCACAATACCAGATACGCAATCAATCCTCCGCCTCCAAGTATCATGGCTAAAATGAATAAAACCCTGATCAGACTGACATCTATTTCAAAATAATCTGAAAGGCCGGAACAAACGCCTCCCAGCATGCCATCTCTTTTGTTGCGATAAAGTTTTCTCGTTCTCATTTTAAATTTTCTTAATCATTTGTTATTGAATATTTTACACTTAAAACAGGATAGTTGCTTCTGTTCACCAGCTTTTCAGCAATACTTTCATTAAAAATCTGATAGAGCTGTGAACGCCCTTCCGTGATCAGGGCTATGAGTGAGGGTTTCAGCCTTTCGGCAAAATCATTTATCCCCTCATGAATACTTGAATGATTGATAATGTTGATGTTATAGTTTTTTAGGCCCAAAACCTTTACAAAGTTCTCCGCTTTTTCCAGACTTTCGTATGTCGTTTCAAACTCTTCCCTTGTAATTACCTTTAAAAGATGAATTTTAGTCTGATAAATTCTGAACAGTTTATTGAATTTTTCAAAAGACATAATGGACGATTCTCCGAAATCGGTTGCAAACAAAACATTATTAATATTCACTTTTTGAACAGGATGTTTAATGGTCAATACAGGACATTCCGACATTCGCACCACCTTCTGGGTATTGCTTCCGATAAAGAACTCCCTGAAACCTGAAGCCCCGTGTGAGCCCATGACAATCAGGTCAATCTGGTTTTCTTCCGCAAAGTTGATAATGGTCTGGTAAACATTCTCAAACAGAATGACTTCCATGGCATTTACATCCCGTAAAAAAGGCATCTTCAACAATCCGGCAAAGTTTCTACGAATCAATTGAAGAGTTTCGGAACCTCCGGGAATTTGTTCAATCACTTCAAGTTTATCAGAGAGATATGCAGGTAACGAAACGATGTGAAGCAGAAACAGTTTCCCATCACTTTTCCGTGCTATAGAAGCCGCAGCCTTTACTGCATTCACAGAGCATTCTGAAAAATCAACCGGCACCAATATTCTCATTTGGCTTTTGCTTTTAGATATGATACGTCAATAATGCCTTCAAAGTTACTTTGAATTTTTAATTGCTGAGGGAAGTAAAGTATTTTTTACTAAAACCAGATCAGGTTCAATACTCAATATCTTCCTGTAAATTTCCACGGCTGTTCTGTAATCTCCCATGTTTTCATAAACAGTTGCCAGATTGATATAGGTGTTCAGATATATCCATGTTCGTATCTTCCCATTTTTTTCTAACAAGTTCAATGCTTTTTGATAATACCTGATAGCTTCCTGCTTAGAGCCGCCAAATACAGGAGGCATATGATATTCAACATTCGCTTTTTCAATATAACCAAAGGGGCTCTCTTTATCAAGTTCTATTGCTTTGTTGATCAGTTCAACGCTTCTGGGACCAAGGTATATAGCTTTATATGGGGCAATACTCATTCTGAATCCATAATAGGCTCCCCTTAAAGCATGTATTTCAGACCACCCGGGATATTTTTTAATTAAATAATCCAGATAAGATTCTCCTTTTTCTATATAATTAATGGCCTTTGACGGATTCCCTTCTGAAATGAAGAA
The window above is part of the Sphingobacteriales bacterium genome. Proteins encoded here:
- a CDS encoding PspC domain-containing protein, which gives rise to MRTRKLYRNKRDGMLGGVCSGLSDYFEIDVSLIRVLFILAMILGGGGLIAYLVLWIIIPENTIYTPEYQEVRNEPEFLSESKQGNTNIILGIILILIGLFFVFERFFRMVSLHRYWPVILILAGVVVILFSLQKTNHHE
- a CDS encoding universal stress protein, translated to MRILVPVDFSECSVNAVKAAASIARKSDGKLFLLHIVSLPAYLSDKLEVIEQIPGGSETLQLIRRNFAGLLKMPFLRDVNAMEVILFENVYQTIINFAEENQIDLIVMGSHGASGFREFFIGSNTQKVVRMSECPVLTIKHPVQKVNINNVLFATDFGESSIMSFEKFNKLFRIYQTKIHLLKVITREEFETTYESLEKAENFVKVLGLKNYNINIINHSSIHEGINDFAERLKPSLIALITEGRSQLYQIFNESIAEKLVNRSNYPVLSVKYSITND
- a CDS encoding inorganic pyrophosphatase, with translation MNPNILMDPIGRLMGLRYKSHPWHGIDIGKNAPNTVTAYIEIVPRDTVKYEVDKASGYLRIDRPQKYSNTIPALYGFIPQTYCGQSVGKFCEEKTGKKDIKGDGDPLDVCVLTENEVVHGNIIAEVKPIGGFRLIDNGTADDKIVAVLVNDAVYNDYDDIKDCPPLVIKRLQHYFLTYKDMPGNKRDCEITHIYGAEEAREIISRSINDYHDKFSLLGTALSNV
- a CDS encoding PrsW family intramembrane metalloprotease, which produces MNLLVISVAPVFIILVYIYFRDKYEKEPIGLLLLSLFSGSLVAVAAILIENFLSTFNTYTETYRSAAYNAFVVASFSEETCKFLALYLLIWRNKNFNERFDGIVYAVFVSLGFAMIENLFYVYSGGMSTGVVRAFTAIPLHAFTGIFMGFYLGFARFQVGNKMANFILAFVIPFLIHGLYDFFLMTQQAIMIAVWLPFFIYLWIKSFRKMKTLSDLSKEDLI
- a CDS encoding Gfo/Idh/MocA family oxidoreductase — protein: MIRWGMIGCGNVTLHKSAPAFNKVKDSQLFAIFSRNTEKAEHCAERLGIPHVFNTFEELIANEHISAVYIATPPDSHAFYSIKALEAGKAVYVEKPMALHYRDALRMSSVAKQSESQLFVAYYRRALPYFLYIKKIIESGELGNLKSFSIQLVQPPRKEDFNSENLPWRLIPEIGGMGYFYDLAPHQIDLILFLFGKITDAGGIAENRNRLYGVPDYVEAEFLLEGNVKGNGIWYFTSSEAEKTDQFSAEFEKGVIEFSTFSKSVIKIIKNGMELTHTEDFPENIQHPFIQSVVNEMTGKGKSNADLDAAVSVNYWMEKICGLSDV
- a CDS encoding ParB/RepB/Spo0J family partition protein, with translation MNAKKQGLGRGLNALLENTETDITGKNAPPLFSVAEIPISDIEANPFQPRENFNDKELDELVESIKVHGLIQPVTVRKMGYGKYQLISGERRTRAAIRAGLEKIPAYIRVADDQGMLEMSLIENIHRENLNAIEIAISYKRLIEECNLKHEDVATRIGKDRSTVTNYLRLLKLPVEIQVAIRDQQISMGHARCLIGIEEPEVQLHLLKLIIEEDLSVREVEELARQSKDELIEVKPQTPEKKKAEKPEKIIALEKELSEKTQLKIKIKIKKQGKGELILPFNSEEELESITRILNRE
- a CDS encoding ParA family protein, coding for MGKIIAIANQKGGVGKTTTAINLAASLAALEYKTLIVDADPQANATSGVGCDPKTVKTSIYECIINNLNPKTAVLSTQIQNLYILPSHIDLVGAEIELIGMPERERMMQKVLKKIQSDYEFILIDCSPSLGIITTNALTTADSVIIPVQCEYFALEGLGKLLNTIKIVQNNLNTALEIEGILLTMYDVRLRLANQVVEDVKMHFQQLVFDTIIHRNIRISEAPGFGVPVLLHDHEGRGSVNYLNLAKEILTNNNLPLVKK